One genomic region from Leptospira inadai serovar Lyme str. 10 encodes:
- a CDS encoding PrsW family glutamic-type intramembrane protease has product MPFFMGRTEIWLELTKPIAALLAAWFYWGFYKKTYYSGQGSLATVTAIFSGMVATGISLVWEVQVFDFFPELSQFSRAIFTGALPEESSKALIALWYFRRVGKTLSLADGLYFGLTVGTSFGCIENIFYSFQLEFWPSLLRAGTSLPLHAFSGGILGFFLLRNYQIRKAAFSSFETWLAFLGVILLHGIYNGLVADGEHGILFVPVLLGLSFIVLEFLVVQAQVTFPFEMMQTENLFLDDYSMIQKYSRYDSWLRKTQTGESITEIPLFRSLSAGRTLIAILLFGIPIFCLNFYLFSPQLIPYYLISIDFQQFIALFMEYPTWLGILFLLRGFLNPSFFQERILKVPLFLSVTLGTHEEEEPTLAYSLSIRGFYSPVTREPILGKVTEASFYIAGKSFVGIKAMPVWKNFRQEDPNHESGALYRFPNIPWTLIGWRWTVRIRQQIRNSFDILYGIKFRRN; this is encoded by the coding sequence ATGCCTTTTTTTATGGGTCGAACGGAAATCTGGTTGGAGTTAACAAAGCCGATCGCCGCTTTATTGGCCGCCTGGTTTTACTGGGGCTTCTATAAAAAGACATACTACTCGGGGCAAGGAAGTCTTGCAACGGTTACGGCCATTTTCTCTGGAATGGTCGCAACGGGAATTTCTCTTGTCTGGGAAGTGCAAGTTTTCGATTTCTTTCCCGAACTTTCCCAATTTTCCCGGGCGATATTTACCGGAGCCCTCCCGGAAGAAAGTTCCAAGGCTCTTATTGCACTTTGGTATTTTCGACGAGTAGGCAAAACCTTAAGTCTTGCGGACGGACTTTACTTCGGACTAACCGTAGGAACGTCTTTCGGTTGCATCGAAAACATTTTTTATTCTTTTCAATTGGAATTCTGGCCGAGCCTCCTGCGAGCCGGAACTTCCTTGCCCTTACACGCCTTTTCGGGCGGAATCTTAGGTTTCTTTTTGCTTAGAAATTATCAAATCCGAAAAGCCGCCTTTTCCAGTTTCGAAACCTGGCTGGCCTTCCTAGGAGTCATCTTACTCCACGGGATTTACAATGGATTGGTCGCAGACGGGGAACACGGGATTCTATTCGTTCCGGTTCTATTAGGATTATCTTTTATAGTCTTGGAATTTCTGGTCGTGCAAGCGCAGGTAACGTTTCCGTTCGAGATGATGCAGACCGAGAATTTATTTTTGGACGATTACTCTATGATCCAAAAATACAGCCGGTATGATTCATGGTTACGTAAGACTCAAACAGGAGAGTCGATTACCGAAATCCCTCTATTTCGATCCTTGTCGGCCGGGAGAACATTAATCGCCATCCTACTGTTCGGGATCCCTATATTCTGTTTAAATTTTTATCTTTTTTCGCCCCAACTCATTCCGTACTACCTGATAAGCATCGACTTCCAACAATTTATCGCGCTCTTTATGGAATACCCGACCTGGCTCGGGATTTTGTTTCTTTTACGGGGCTTTTTAAATCCTTCCTTCTTTCAGGAGCGAATCTTAAAAGTGCCGTTATTCCTATCCGTCACTTTGGGAACTCATGAAGAAGAGGAGCCTACTCTTGCCTATTCCCTTTCTATCAGAGGTTTTTATTCTCCGGTTACCCGAGAGCCGATTTTAGGGAAAGTGACTGAAGCGTCTTTTTATATCGCCGGAAAAAGCTTTGTCGGAATCAAAGCAATGCCGGTTTGGAAGAACTTCCGACAGGAAGATCCGAATCACGAAAGCGGAGCATTATATCGTTTCCCGAATATTCCTTGGACTCTAATCGGTTGGCGCTGGACCGTTCGAATTCGGCAGCAAATCAGAAATTCGTTCGATATTTTATACGGAATCAAGTTCCGGCGCAATTAG
- a CDS encoding TraR/DksA family transcriptional regulator yields MVAKKLAYDKKILTELQELLVERKNSLLEKYAKWEDNSKPSGLKEMGDIADIASEINEEMLSSVLTESEIDTIREIDAALEKIEDGTYGICEGTGKKIPLARLKAIPWTRYTVEYAEAVSKHRASGKKSPLSATLTGTYKIPTDLDSLDD; encoded by the coding sequence ATGGTCGCAAAAAAACTCGCATACGATAAGAAAATCCTGACCGAACTGCAGGAGTTGCTAGTAGAGAGAAAAAACTCTCTACTAGAGAAGTATGCCAAGTGGGAGGATAATAGTAAACCTTCCGGCCTAAAAGAGATGGGGGATATCGCCGATATTGCCTCCGAAATCAACGAAGAGATGCTCAGCTCCGTTCTAACCGAATCCGAAATCGATACGATTCGTGAAATCGATGCAGCCTTGGAAAAAATCGAGGATGGAACCTACGGTATTTGCGAAGGGACCGGTAAAAAAATCCCTCTCGCTCGCTTAAAAGCGATTCCATGGACTAGATACACCGTAGAGTACGCAGAGGCCGTATCGAAGCACCGCGCTTCCGGTAAGAAGAGCCCTTTGTCGGCTACGTTGACTGGCACGTATAAAATCCCTACCGACTTGGATTCTTTAGACGATTGA
- the rpmG gene encoding 50S ribosomal protein L33 translates to MREIIKLSCQVCKKDAYFQTKNKKAKSEKLVTKKFCKFCRAHVEHKESKV, encoded by the coding sequence ATGAGAGAGATCATCAAGCTTTCCTGTCAGGTATGTAAGAAGGACGCTTACTTCCAGACGAAAAATAAAAAGGCGAAATCCGAGAAACTTGTTACAAAAAAGTTTTGCAAATTTTGCAGAGCACACGTCGAACATAAGGAATCTAAGGTATAA
- a CDS encoding bile acid:sodium symporter family protein — MAKFFERISLLFPVWVIAGVSISWIYPAWIIWFDGPWITYSLGVTMLGMGITLVPEDFKRVFQAPKAVLIGVLGQYTIMPLAGWGIGILLGLPSPLATGLIVVACCPGGVASNVISFLARGDVALSVTMTAVSTLLSVVLTPTLTLLLVGNRVGANPYGLFLNTFEVVILPVTLGILLNRYTPRFADRIKVISPFVAVLLISLIVSSILGSGKSAVVKSGMLLLSAVFLLHSAGYFFGYWFAKFTTGSLLVSRTVSIEVGMQNSGLGVVLSKNNFADPLVAIPAALSSFIHSLIGSVLAAIWRKVPPVGKEEISKFPNDLP; from the coding sequence TTGGCAAAGTTTTTTGAGCGGATCTCTCTTCTATTTCCTGTCTGGGTCATTGCAGGAGTTTCCATAAGTTGGATTTATCCTGCTTGGATCATTTGGTTCGACGGTCCTTGGATTACCTACAGTTTAGGAGTAACGATGCTCGGAATGGGGATCACGTTGGTCCCGGAGGATTTTAAGCGAGTCTTCCAGGCTCCGAAGGCCGTTTTGATAGGCGTTCTCGGTCAATATACGATTATGCCTTTGGCAGGTTGGGGGATCGGAATTTTATTAGGACTTCCTTCTCCTCTGGCAACGGGGCTGATCGTAGTTGCCTGTTGTCCGGGTGGAGTGGCCTCCAACGTGATCTCATTTTTGGCGAGAGGGGATGTGGCGCTCTCGGTGACTATGACCGCCGTTTCCACCTTGCTCTCGGTCGTCCTTACTCCCACGTTAACGCTACTCTTGGTTGGAAATCGGGTGGGAGCGAATCCGTACGGACTATTTTTGAACACCTTTGAAGTCGTAATCTTACCTGTAACGTTAGGGATTCTTTTGAATCGATACACTCCCAGGTTTGCCGATCGAATTAAAGTGATTTCTCCATTCGTAGCGGTGCTTTTGATTTCGCTCATTGTTTCTTCCATTCTAGGATCCGGAAAATCGGCAGTCGTGAAATCGGGGATGCTTCTACTCTCCGCCGTTTTCCTCTTACATTCCGCGGGTTACTTTTTCGGATACTGGTTCGCGAAATTCACGACCGGATCTTTACTCGTTTCTCGCACGGTTTCCATCGAGGTCGGAATGCAGAATAGCGGGCTGGGAGTCGTGCTTTCTAAAAATAATTTTGCGGATCCTCTTGTTGCCATTCCGGCCGCCTTATCCAGTTTTATTCATTCTTTGATCGGAAGCGTGTTGGCGGCAATTTGGAGAAAGGTTCCGCCGGTTGGAAAAGAGGAAATTTCGAAGTTTCCGAACGATCTTCCTTGA
- a CDS encoding aminotransferase class V-fold PLP-dependent enzyme — MKTNATPDWVRIQALYPVNREMIWLNNCGTTPCNTETIRWVNEYLQGYASQGGLTEVRRYASVKRAIRKILAELLGCDQGELSLIHNTNEGMNFISLGVQLQPGDQILLLENEYPSNIYPWEHWKEKGVELAFVPMSETPEGFLENLKDSLTPETRLVSLSAVHWCTGMPFPLEEIGTLLAEKGIEFALDGAQGVGLLPIRPREMKISYMAFPAWKWLLGPLGLGVMYVAKEKLESLHFPFKGTGSVINDEVYLPYREELKGTDRYEISTVNFIDWVYFQSTLEMLNEIGFHSSMARIYELADYLSDRLREAGWTLCSDHFPDFKTGIVVAEKPGIAMEDTVNHLKKNGVMCALRLGRVRFSPHIYIAKEQLDHVVDLLAR, encoded by the coding sequence ATGAAAACAAACGCCACTCCGGATTGGGTAAGGATCCAAGCCTTATATCCGGTAAATCGGGAAATGATCTGGTTAAATAATTGCGGTACTACTCCTTGTAATACCGAAACGATCCGTTGGGTCAACGAGTATCTTCAAGGATATGCGTCTCAGGGAGGTCTCACGGAAGTGAGACGTTATGCGAGCGTAAAACGGGCGATTCGGAAGATTCTCGCCGAATTGCTAGGTTGCGACCAGGGAGAACTCAGCTTAATTCATAATACCAACGAGGGGATGAATTTTATTTCCTTGGGAGTACAATTGCAACCTGGGGACCAAATTTTACTTCTTGAGAATGAGTATCCTTCCAACATTTATCCTTGGGAACACTGGAAGGAAAAAGGGGTAGAGCTCGCCTTTGTTCCGATGTCGGAAACTCCCGAAGGATTTTTAGAAAACTTAAAAGATTCATTAACTCCGGAAACGAGATTGGTGAGTCTTTCCGCGGTTCATTGGTGCACTGGAATGCCTTTTCCTTTAGAAGAAATCGGAACTCTTCTGGCGGAAAAAGGAATCGAATTCGCTTTGGACGGAGCGCAAGGTGTGGGTTTATTACCGATTCGCCCAAGAGAAATGAAAATTTCCTATATGGCTTTTCCTGCTTGGAAATGGCTTCTTGGACCTCTGGGTTTAGGGGTTATGTACGTAGCCAAAGAGAAATTGGAATCCCTTCACTTCCCGTTCAAAGGTACCGGGTCAGTGATTAACGACGAAGTATATCTTCCGTATCGCGAAGAATTGAAGGGTACCGATCGGTATGAGATTTCAACGGTGAATTTTATAGACTGGGTCTATTTTCAGTCCACCTTGGAGATGCTGAATGAAATCGGCTTTCACTCCTCGATGGCTCGAATCTACGAGTTGGCCGATTATTTATCGGACCGGTTACGGGAGGCAGGCTGGACGCTTTGCTCGGACCATTTTCCGGATTTTAAAACCGGAATTGTTGTGGCCGAAAAGCCGGGCATAGCCATGGAAGACACGGTCAATCATTTGAAAAAAAATGGTGTCATGTGCGCCTTGCGTCTCGGGAGGGTTCGATTTTCCCCGCATATTTATATCGCGAAAGAACAACTGGATCATGTAGTCGATCTCTTGGCAAGGTGA